A genomic window from Candidatus Goldiibacteriota bacterium includes:
- a CDS encoding C_GCAxxG_C_C family protein, with translation MTNKEKALEMFGNGYNCSQSVFAAVVTDDLLDRKVKISLAAGFGAGIGRNAETCGAVSGAIMALGAVLIEKEFASDSALKADGIMLADKFVKKFRAEKSTIICRELLGYDLSKPEEDEILKNNGSYRIKCADFVGLAVEIAEGIIKEYKDK, from the coding sequence GTTATAACTGTTCGCAGTCTGTTTTTGCGGCGGTAGTCACTGATGATCTGCTGGATAGAAAAGTTAAGATATCTCTTGCGGCGGGTTTTGGGGCGGGTATTGGAAGAAACGCGGAAACCTGCGGGGCTGTATCGGGGGCGATAATGGCATTAGGCGCTGTACTAATAGAAAAAGAATTTGCTTCGGATTCGGCGCTGAAGGCCGATGGAATTATGCTGGCAGATAAGTTTGTAAAAAAATTCAGGGCCGAAAAGAGCACTATAATATGCAGGGAATTGTTGGGTTATGATTTAAGCAAACCTGAAGAAGATGAAATTCTTAAAAATAATGGAAGTTACAGGATTAAATGCGCGGATTTTGTCGGCCTGGCCGTGGAAATAGCCGAAGGTATAATAAAAGAATACAAAGATAAATGA